Proteins found in one Bacteroidota bacterium genomic segment:
- a CDS encoding OmpA family protein — MRKIIAFIALTASLSSCVSSKIHNDLQSKYDRVLGERDILEEENINLRSNLADCQNRLSKVSHELSALKEEADLLGRKYSALEKDHAALKESYIMLTNRSDALLAKNAKKNLELLEELEKARILLAEEGSKLKAKEKKIAELEYLMKERENTLAQMKNSLSDALRGFEGKGLTVEQRNGKVYVSLENRLLFPSGSWQVNAQGKDAVNQLAGVLAVQNDINILIEGHTDSDAYRGNGTLIDNWDLSVKRSTAIVRLIMNTRGIDPTRITAAGRSKYIPVATNNTSEGKSKNRRIEVIIEPDLSKIEAMLGGL; from the coding sequence ATGAGAAAAATAATCGCATTTATAGCTCTTACAGCTTCATTAAGCTCTTGTGTTTCTTCGAAAATACATAATGATTTACAGTCTAAATACGACCGAGTATTGGGTGAAAGAGATATTTTGGAAGAAGAAAATATAAACCTCAGATCAAATCTTGCCGACTGTCAGAACAGGTTAAGTAAAGTTAGCCATGAGTTATCGGCATTAAAGGAAGAAGCAGACCTGTTGGGAAGAAAATACTCAGCACTGGAAAAAGATCATGCAGCTCTAAAAGAATCGTATATAATGTTAACAAACAGAAGTGATGCTTTGTTGGCAAAAAATGCTAAAAAGAACTTAGAGCTACTGGAGGAATTAGAAAAAGCGAGAATTCTGTTAGCCGAAGAGGGTTCTAAACTCAAGGCTAAAGAAAAGAAAATTGCCGAGCTTGAATATTTAATGAAAGAGCGCGAAAATACTTTAGCTCAAATGAAGAATAGTTTGTCTGATGCTCTACGTGGTTTCGAGGGTAAAGGATTAACCGTTGAACAACGCAATGGAAAAGTATATGTTTCGTTAGAAAACCGCTTGCTGTTCCCTTCGGGAAGCTGGCAGGTAAATGCACAGGGTAAAGATGCCGTAAACCAACTTGCCGGTGTATTAGCGGTTCAGAACGATATTAATATACTTATTGAGGGACATACCGATTCTGATGCATATAGAGGAAACGGGACTTTAATCGACAACTGGGATCTATCAGTTAAGAGATCAACTGCTATTGTTAGATTGATAATGAATACAAGAGGTATTGACCCTACAAGAATTACGGCTGCAGGTCGTAGTAAATATATTCCAGTTGCTACAAACAATACTTCTGAAGGAAAATCAAAAAACAGAAGAATCGAAGTTATTATAGAGCCGGATTTGAGTAAGATAGAAGCTATGCTTGGAGGATTGTAA
- the mce gene encoding methylmalonyl-CoA epimerase: MNKIEHIGIAVKDLEKSNELFTKLFGKANYKIEEVVSEGVKTSFFEVGPNKIELLEAANPESPIAKFIEKRGEGIHHIAFEVENIEAEAERLKDEGFTVLNEHPKKGADNKKIVFLHPKSTNGVLIELCQDIRK; encoded by the coding sequence ATGAATAAGATAGAACACATAGGTATCGCCGTTAAAGACCTCGAAAAGTCGAATGAGTTATTTACTAAGTTATTTGGTAAAGCGAATTATAAAATCGAAGAAGTGGTTTCGGAAGGAGTAAAGACATCGTTTTTCGAGGTGGGTCCTAACAAAATAGAGTTGCTGGAAGCTGCAAATCCTGAGAGTCCTATTGCAAAATTCATAGAAAAAAGAGGTGAGGGGATTCATCACATAGCTTTCGAAGTAGAAAATATAGAAGCTGAGGCAGAGCGGTTGAAAGATGAAGGTTTTACAGTATTAAATGAGCATCCCAAAAAGGGTGCAGACAATAAGAAAATTGTTTTTCTACACCCAAAATCCACAAATGGCGTATTGATAGAACTGTGTCAGGATATCCGTAAATAG
- a CDS encoding tRNA pseudouridine(38-40) synthase TruA has product MNKHYYLLHIQYLGFRFHGWQKQKDVKTIHLMIDKTVRFVLGHDDFKTLGTSRTDALVSANQSAFELFLKEEIDESEFLKEMNKNLPSDIKITDIKEVDNKFNIINTPKIKEYLYLFSFGEKAHPFSSSLMSSFTYELDIELMKKGANLFLGMHNFRRYCTKPSEKTNFHREMIVSEIVENDIYKANFFPEKSYLFRIKSSGFMRNQVRLMMGQLLMLGRGDINLEELEISLSGDEESPFNYIAPASGLILNSIDYIED; this is encoded by the coding sequence ATGAATAAACATTACTACTTACTACATATACAATATTTGGGCTTCCGTTTTCACGGGTGGCAGAAACAAAAGGATGTGAAAACTATTCACCTGATGATAGATAAGACTGTTCGTTTTGTGTTGGGGCACGATGATTTCAAGACTTTGGGAACGAGCAGAACAGATGCTTTGGTTTCGGCTAATCAAAGTGCATTTGAGTTGTTTTTAAAAGAAGAAATAGATGAGTCCGAATTTTTAAAAGAGATGAATAAAAATTTGCCTTCTGATATTAAAATAACTGACATAAAAGAGGTTGATAATAAATTTAATATCATTAATACTCCTAAGATAAAAGAATATTTGTACCTGTTTTCTTTTGGCGAAAAGGCTCATCCTTTTAGTTCGTCTCTGATGAGTTCTTTTACTTATGAGCTGGATATTGAATTGATGAAAAAAGGGGCTAATCTGTTTTTAGGGATGCATAATTTCAGAAGATACTGTACAAAGCCATCTGAGAAGACCAATTTTCATAGAGAAATGATTGTTAGTGAAATTGTAGAAAACGATATTTATAAGGCTAATTTCTTCCCCGAAAAAAGTTATTTATTCAGAATAAAATCTTCCGGATTTATGAGAAATCAGGTAAGACTGATGATGGGACAATTATTGATGTTGGGAAGGGGAGATATTAATTTGGAAGAACTTGAAATTTCTTTGTCGGGCGATGAAGAGTCGCCTTTTAATTATATAGCCCCTGCATCCGGTTTAATTTTGAATAGCATTGATTATATTGAAGATTAG
- a CDS encoding adenylate/guanylate cyclase domain-containing protein: MLTENYTYKVDYYKRIFIFLVLVVFQSQLFSQTIDNNIDSLLTEAEKETVTANKINLLTEAFELSHNNSIYEKEEQSLLKLIETFRDLKLREQTYGYLLKLKYLYNNKPDYEKLAGINYETGVILFTLELYSNARIYFLELEQLFHNFDNISIKQKSLKYLGDISSINNRHEEALIWYKKSLQQAKKEFNTEQIYRLYQLIGLEYQKSDMIYEGIEYYSDILGQLPLYASKSIRGILHNNLGVLYTKTGDLELSEINLERALDLIPQEEEYADILARTNINLAVILQKTNRQSDALNRTRQATFLSNLSKNEILKNEINYLTSNIYFYVADYHNALLYIDETIESSRINNTTELTSKALLFKSKIYGAMGSYEQERDFKSNYLEEENNITNENKAHEAKLNSKRINIERIEKDALVFQKKSAEEIADKERIKADLEAQKARESRILRDQAIAIAQHEVDKNRIIEIEKDAALNKAKQDSLTAVNALVQEEIAKQKSKSDSINTALAIQKQRIAQKEVDAANEILKRSYLIAILLGAILIIIIVGMLYQRRLNSQIKKERDKSDKLLLNILPKRIANELKHNTKVAPRKYESVSVLFTDFTGFTNIAEELSEDELIKELDRYFNEFDNIIEKHNLEKIKTIGDSYMCAGGVPSPNNSNAMDAINAGLEIAEFVTKDIEEKKKFNIPYWNIRIGINTGQVIAGVVGSKKFAYDIWGDTVNTASRIESNGLEGFVNISQSTYDLVKDNFNCISRGMIIAKNKGPVPMYYVKNKIET; the protein is encoded by the coding sequence TTGCTGACAGAAAATTACACATACAAAGTTGATTATTATAAAAGGATATTTATCTTTTTAGTACTTGTTGTATTCCAAAGTCAACTGTTTTCGCAAACCATTGACAACAATATTGACTCATTATTAACAGAAGCTGAAAAAGAAACTGTTACTGCCAATAAAATAAACCTTCTTACTGAGGCATTTGAACTCTCTCATAATAATTCAATATATGAAAAGGAGGAACAAAGTTTATTAAAACTTATTGAGACTTTTAGAGATTTAAAATTAAGAGAACAAACATACGGTTACCTTCTAAAATTAAAATACCTGTACAATAACAAACCTGATTATGAAAAACTGGCCGGAATAAACTATGAAACCGGTGTTATATTATTCACCCTCGAATTGTATTCAAATGCAAGAATCTACTTTTTAGAACTGGAACAATTATTTCATAATTTCGATAATATCTCAATAAAACAAAAAAGCTTAAAATATTTAGGAGATATTTCATCCATCAACAACCGACATGAAGAGGCATTAATTTGGTATAAAAAATCTTTACAACAGGCAAAAAAAGAGTTTAATACAGAACAAATATATAGGTTATATCAACTTATTGGATTGGAGTATCAGAAATCCGATATGATTTATGAAGGAATTGAATATTACTCAGATATATTAGGACAACTGCCTCTTTACGCTTCTAAAAGTATCAGGGGAATACTTCACAACAATTTGGGAGTATTATACACTAAGACGGGTGATCTGGAATTATCTGAAATAAACCTGGAAAGAGCCTTGGACTTAATTCCTCAAGAAGAAGAATATGCTGATATATTAGCCAGAACAAACATAAATCTGGCAGTTATTCTACAAAAAACGAACAGACAAAGTGATGCACTGAATCGTACGCGTCAGGCTACTTTCCTTTCTAATCTAAGTAAAAATGAAATACTTAAAAACGAAATTAACTACCTCACATCTAATATATACTTTTACGTTGCCGACTATCATAATGCTCTTTTATACATCGATGAAACAATTGAGAGCAGCAGGATAAACAATACTACTGAGCTCACTTCCAAAGCACTGCTGTTTAAGTCTAAAATTTATGGTGCGATGGGAAGTTATGAACAAGAAAGGGATTTTAAATCGAATTATCTGGAGGAGGAAAATAATATCACTAACGAAAACAAAGCACACGAAGCCAAACTAAATTCAAAACGAATTAATATAGAGCGAATTGAAAAAGATGCACTTGTGTTCCAGAAAAAATCAGCAGAAGAAATAGCCGATAAAGAAAGAATAAAAGCCGATTTAGAGGCTCAAAAAGCAAGAGAATCCAGAATACTTAGAGATCAGGCAATTGCAATTGCGCAGCATGAAGTAGATAAAAACCGAATTATCGAAATTGAAAAAGATGCGGCTCTAAACAAAGCTAAGCAGGATTCTTTAACAGCTGTAAATGCATTGGTACAGGAGGAGATAGCAAAACAAAAATCTAAATCAGACTCTATTAACACAGCATTAGCCATACAAAAACAAAGAATAGCACAAAAAGAGGTCGATGCTGCCAACGAAATTCTTAAACGATCGTATTTAATTGCAATATTGTTGGGGGCTATTCTGATCATAATTATTGTGGGAATGCTTTACCAGCGTCGTTTGAACAGCCAGATAAAAAAAGAAAGAGACAAGTCGGACAAGTTACTTTTGAACATTTTACCAAAAAGAATTGCCAACGAGCTTAAACATAATACAAAAGTTGCACCCCGTAAATATGAGTCAGTTTCTGTATTGTTTACTGATTTTACCGGATTTACAAATATTGCAGAAGAACTCAGCGAAGATGAACTGATAAAAGAGCTGGACAGATATTTCAATGAATTTGATAATATCATAGAGAAACATAACCTGGAAAAAATTAAAACTATCGGGGACTCTTATATGTGCGCAGGTGGCGTACCCTCTCCAAATAATTCTAATGCAATGGATGCGATAAATGCAGGACTTGAAATTGCGGAATTTGTTACCAAAGACATTGAAGAAAAAAAGAAATTTAACATTCCCTATTGGAATATCAGAATCGGTATTAATACCGGTCAGGTAATAGCAGGAGTAGTAGGAAGTAAAAAGTTTGCCTATGATATCTGGGGTGATACTGTAAACACAGCGAGCAGGATTGAATCTAACGGACTGGAAGGCTTTGTAAATATTTCGCAAAGTACTTACGATCTGGTGAAAGACAATTTCAACTGCATATCAAGAGGCATGATCATTGCAAAAAATAAAGGTCCTGTTCCGATGTATTATGTAAAAAATAAGATTGAGACCTAA
- a CDS encoding TonB-dependent receptor plug domain-containing protein, translating to MKKILSPILFIILSISAFSQESKNTDISLMEQLNSADLDTIVKPHVIKVNTASRSLKTINELPVTSYVITQKEIQENNYRTLTDVLKNIPGVRISQPGDSRNGETFIINGLLGNLYTKILLNGIPITPSGAPGMPIAGQLPIRQALRIEFITNPSSALYGADAMGGVINIITEQNQKRATYGNAIFAIGDYGYNEINLMLGGRIGKDKNILKYNFIANHSDQSDLNTKSNYNNLYNINNYIHIDTAGLGNNSLFEGTATNPQLGNLPSQNLMYGIGIEYKSLKFSMFHLSREAHSAMGNLPYYTSYQLPDSYWGESINRYSLTYEIAANNFNSQTILSYLRYRINNGSNELVVNPIHGNETGLNFKYGASDDINFDQLFNYKVNKKSNIAFGANFIYSGNLPIYQSLNKPFDLGAYNSFSNHLNSNEFNYYILEEEQLNLMKNIFGNDYQDFSPFTFYQFGMFGQYDYSTEKLNLLLDLRFDRHSIYENSISPRASILYKITPKTSIKSTYTLAHKSPSSYFKYSNYAKPNLHTNYFPLPNSNMENERLQAIELGIKYSPSANNSFEILSNYYIRNNEIIFSFSNPDINESIVSRYGYYGYVNNKDNGSTNLSIQGIARLKNLIPSANFDLDASITYQNRTETTNPDILRYDSYRFQPSLLFRVAMKLKVYKNIKLITNIYGNNQYNNTYYEFFSEIFPEESISTILTDESNAAIWTDLSINYQSNSNFSFYTRIKNIFNSKFSGIQTADPLKGLYYTPQNGRMIEFGAKFKMF from the coding sequence TTGAAAAAAATATTATCCCCCATATTATTTATTATTCTTAGTATTTCTGCATTTTCTCAGGAAAGCAAAAATACTGATATATCACTGATGGAACAACTTAACTCTGCTGACCTCGATACTATAGTAAAACCTCATGTAATTAAAGTAAATACTGCATCAAGGAGCTTAAAAACCATCAATGAATTACCGGTTACATCATACGTAATAACGCAGAAAGAAATTCAGGAAAATAATTACCGTACACTTACTGATGTTCTAAAAAACATACCCGGTGTCAGAATCTCCCAACCCGGTGATTCAAGAAATGGGGAAACCTTCATAATAAACGGATTGCTTGGAAACCTATATACCAAAATACTACTCAACGGGATTCCTATAACACCAAGTGGTGCCCCCGGAATGCCAATTGCCGGACAATTGCCAATCAGACAGGCTCTGAGAATTGAATTTATAACAAATCCATCTTCAGCTTTATACGGAGCAGATGCAATGGGAGGAGTAATCAATATCATAACCGAACAAAATCAAAAAAGAGCAACCTACGGAAATGCAATATTTGCAATTGGTGACTATGGTTATAACGAAATAAACCTTATGCTGGGAGGAAGGATAGGTAAAGATAAAAATATTCTTAAGTATAATTTTATCGCGAATCATTCCGATCAAAGCGACCTGAACACTAAAAGCAACTACAATAATCTATACAACATCAACAACTACATACATATTGACACTGCCGGTCTTGGAAATAATTCTTTATTTGAAGGTACTGCAACAAACCCGCAGCTGGGAAATCTGCCGAGTCAAAACTTAATGTATGGAATTGGAATAGAATATAAATCATTAAAGTTTTCGATGTTCCACCTTTCAAGAGAAGCACATAGTGCAATGGGTAACCTACCTTATTACACAAGTTACCAGCTTCCCGACAGTTATTGGGGTGAAAGTATAAACAGATATAGCCTCACATATGAGATAGCCGCAAATAATTTCAATTCTCAAACAATTTTATCATACCTGCGATATAGAATTAATAACGGCTCTAATGAACTGGTGGTAAATCCCATACATGGAAATGAAACCGGACTAAATTTCAAATATGGAGCTTCCGACGATATCAATTTTGACCAATTATTTAATTATAAAGTAAATAAGAAATCTAACATCGCTTTTGGGGCAAACTTTATCTATTCCGGAAATTTACCTATTTACCAATCACTTAATAAACCTTTTGATCTGGGTGCGTATAATTCTTTTTCAAATCATCTGAACTCTAACGAATTCAATTATTATATTTTAGAAGAAGAACAGTTAAATTTGATGAAAAATATATTCGGAAATGATTATCAGGATTTTTCTCCGTTTACATTCTATCAATTCGGTATGTTTGGTCAATACGATTACTCTACCGAAAAGCTGAATTTATTATTAGACTTAAGGTTTGATCGCCATTCAATATATGAAAATTCAATTAGCCCAAGAGCTTCTATCCTTTATAAGATTACACCAAAAACAAGTATAAAATCAACCTATACTCTTGCACACAAATCGCCTTCTTCCTACTTTAAGTACTCCAACTATGCCAAACCAAATTTGCATACTAATTACTTCCCATTACCGAATTCTAATATGGAAAATGAACGATTACAGGCTATAGAATTGGGGATTAAATACTCTCCTTCTGCAAACAACAGTTTCGAGATATTATCAAATTATTATATCCGAAATAATGAAATCATTTTTTCCTTTTCAAATCCTGATATAAATGAATCAATAGTATCAAGATACGGATATTATGGTTACGTAAACAACAAAGACAATGGTTCCACTAACCTGTCAATTCAGGGTATTGCCAGACTAAAAAACTTAATTCCTTCGGCTAATTTCGACCTCGATGCATCAATAACCTATCAAAACAGAACGGAAACAACAAATCCTGACATATTACGATATGATTCATATAGATTTCAACCAAGCTTATTGTTCAGGGTGGCAATGAAATTAAAGGTTTACAAAAACATCAAACTTATTACCAATATTTATGGGAATAACCAGTATAACAACACATACTACGAATTTTTCTCGGAAATATTCCCTGAAGAATCTATAAGTACTATACTAACTGATGAAAGTAATGCAGCAATATGGACTGATCTTTCAATAAACTATCAAAGCAACAGTAACTTCAGTTTTTACACAAGAATAAAAAATATATTTAATTCTAAATTCTCAGGAATTCAAACTGCAGACCCTTTAAAAGGGCTGTATTACACACCGCAAAATGGTAGAATGATTGAATTTGGAGCCAAGTTTAAAATGTTTTAA
- a CDS encoding HD domain-containing protein: MRLQKTRQFIIEKLHHRFVDSTYYHGVSHSLEVEEACIDICKSELSISKNDAELLQIAALSHDIGHSEKKCGHEQLGCNFITKNLPVYGYSDKEIELIRRLILATKFPHEPKTKLEEIICDADLSYIASGSYHDQADRLRKELTELFDHKFDSNIEWLKYQLDFLKNHKFFTEYAMNYFEPVKKTIISDIEEKLNSNS, translated from the coding sequence ATGAGATTACAAAAAACAAGGCAATTCATAATCGAAAAACTGCATCATAGATTTGTAGACAGCACATATTATCATGGAGTTTCACATTCTCTGGAAGTAGAAGAAGCCTGTATTGATATTTGTAAAAGCGAATTAAGCATAAGTAAAAATGATGCTGAGCTGTTACAGATCGCTGCCCTGTCGCACGATATCGGACATTCTGAAAAAAAATGTGGCCACGAACAATTAGGATGTAATTTTATTACTAAAAACCTGCCTGTTTACGGGTATAGCGATAAGGAGATTGAACTAATAAGAAGGTTAATCTTAGCGACAAAATTTCCCCATGAGCCTAAAACTAAATTAGAAGAAATAATTTGCGATGCGGATTTATCTTATATTGCTTCGGGATCATACCACGATCAGGCTGATAGACTGAGAAAGGAATTGACTGAACTATTTGATCACAAATTCGACAGTAATATAGAATGGTTGAAATACCAGTTAGATTTTTTGAAAAACCACAAATTCTTCACTGAATATGCCATGAATTATTTTGAACCCGTAAAAAAAACTATCATCAGTGATATAGAAGAAAAACTAAACTCAAATAGTTGA
- a CDS encoding nucleoside transporter C-terminal domain-containing protein — translation MKKLFSLLLLTLFTFSLNAQEKIDTILPSQGLTFSGVIRGIIGLTVIIIILVLLSSNRKAISWKVVGIGLGSQIIIAIGIQKVHFIQRFFEGASSFFVMVLDFTKAGSEFLFGGVEGFTNIGKYGFIFAFQVLPTIMFFSALTSVLFYLGIIQKVVYGLAWVMTKAMKISGAESLSVAGNIFLGQTESPLMIKAFLDKMNKSEILLVMTGGMATLAGGVLAAYISFLGGDDPEMRLLFAKQLLMASIMAAPGAVIASKILVPQTETINLEVKVSKEKIGSNILDAMSTGTTEGLKLAANVAAMLLVFVAFIAMFNSIIAGIGDIFNLNQYVVEITNGKYEELSLQFILGYAFAPLMYLIGVDSADITLVGRLLGEKLIMSEFIGYISLSELKDAGAFLEQKSIVISTFMLAGFANFASIGIQIGGIGSLAPTQRKQLSEYGIRALIAGTAASLISATIAGTIIG, via the coding sequence ATGAAGAAATTATTTAGCCTACTCCTACTTACCCTTTTTACTTTTTCACTTAACGCACAAGAAAAAATTGACACGATTTTACCTTCTCAAGGTTTAACCTTTAGTGGAGTTATCAGGGGTATTATCGGGCTCACAGTAATTATAATTATTCTGGTCTTATTGAGTTCTAATAGAAAAGCTATTTCCTGGAAAGTAGTTGGTATTGGACTTGGCTCTCAGATTATAATTGCCATTGGTATTCAAAAAGTACATTTTATTCAAAGATTTTTCGAGGGTGCTTCCAGCTTTTTTGTAATGGTTTTAGATTTTACAAAAGCCGGTAGCGAATTTCTTTTTGGAGGAGTTGAAGGCTTTACAAATATTGGGAAATATGGTTTCATATTTGCTTTCCAGGTATTACCTACAATAATGTTTTTCTCAGCCTTAACTTCAGTTTTATTCTACCTTGGTATTATTCAAAAAGTTGTTTATGGTCTTGCCTGGGTTATGACAAAAGCCATGAAGATATCAGGAGCTGAAAGCTTATCTGTTGCCGGTAATATATTCTTAGGACAAACAGAGTCTCCTCTTATGATAAAAGCATTTTTAGACAAGATGAATAAGTCGGAAATACTTTTGGTAATGACAGGAGGTATGGCAACTTTAGCAGGAGGAGTATTGGCTGCATACATCTCTTTCCTCGGGGGTGATGATCCGGAGATGAGACTACTATTCGCTAAGCAATTATTAATGGCCTCAATTATGGCTGCACCGGGCGCTGTGATAGCCTCTAAAATACTTGTTCCTCAAACTGAAACCATAAATTTAGAAGTAAAGGTATCGAAAGAAAAAATTGGCAGCAACATTTTAGATGCCATGTCTACCGGTACTACTGAAGGTTTAAAATTAGCAGCAAATGTGGCAGCAATGCTCCTGGTATTTGTTGCATTTATTGCAATGTTTAACAGCATTATAGCCGGAATTGGAGACATTTTCAACTTAAACCAATACGTAGTAGAAATTACTAATGGAAAATACGAAGAACTTTCTTTACAGTTTATTTTAGGATATGCCTTTGCACCGTTAATGTACCTTATCGGGGTTGACTCAGCAGATATAACTCTGGTGGGAAGACTACTTGGTGAGAAATTAATTATGTCTGAATTTATTGGATATATAAGCCTGTCGGAACTAAAAGATGCCGGAGCATTTCTGGAACAAAAATCAATTGTGATATCAACTTTCATGCTTGCCGGTTTTGCAAACTTTGCTTCTATCGGAATTCAAATTGGAGGTATTGGATCATTAGCTCCAACACAGAGAAAACAATTATCGGAATATGGTATTAGAGCCCTAATTGCCGGTACTGCAGCTTCTTTAATCTCTGCTACAATTGCCGGCACAATAATAGGATAA
- a CDS encoding bifunctional nuclease family protein: MSLIKLSIKGISYSQTQTGAYALILSEEFGDRKLPIIIAKAEAQSIAIALEENIKPPRPLTHDLFKNFADKFSIKIKEVIIHKLVDGVFHSSLVCTRGNEEVLLDSRTSDAVALAIRFKAPIYTYKIIIEQAGVTLNLENEENEVVEQKEEKKEEELLSKIEDISKSEDSKFSNLTIEELNQLLEVAINEENYEKAARIRDEIDKRTL, translated from the coding sequence ATGAGTTTAATAAAACTTTCAATAAAAGGAATATCGTATAGTCAAACCCAGACAGGAGCCTATGCTCTTATTCTGAGTGAAGAATTTGGTGACCGAAAACTCCCTATAATTATTGCTAAAGCTGAGGCTCAATCTATTGCTATAGCATTAGAGGAAAACATAAAACCTCCAAGACCGTTAACTCATGATCTGTTTAAAAATTTTGCAGATAAGTTTTCAATAAAAATAAAAGAAGTAATCATCCACAAACTGGTCGATGGTGTTTTTCATTCAAGTCTGGTTTGTACACGTGGTAACGAAGAAGTACTTCTCGACTCCAGAACTTCGGATGCAGTTGCACTGGCTATTAGATTTAAAGCTCCAATTTATACTTATAAAATTATTATTGAGCAGGCGGGTGTAACTCTTAATCTGGAAAACGAGGAAAACGAAGTAGTTGAACAAAAAGAAGAAAAAAAAGAAGAAGAACTACTTTCTAAAATTGAAGACATTTCAAAATCGGAAGACAGTAAGTTTTCGAACCTAACAATTGAAGAACTTAACCAGTTGTTAGAGGTTGCCATAAACGAAGAAAATTATGAAAAGGCAGCTCGTATAAGAGATGAAATAGATAAACGAACGTTATAA
- a CDS encoding electron transfer flavoprotein subunit alpha/FixB family protein: protein MSVLIYAESWNGKFKKTSFEAVSYGVELAAKMETEAIAVTINSETTEELYKYGVAKVILVKNEDLNNFAANSFSDTIKQVADKVSAHTVVMLASSNVNSFAPVLAVKWDASLATGVIAEPTSLDPFTVNRKVFSNKAHADVVLSKENKILVVAQNSFGIKENEVAGSTEEQSVSAAAPNLVSESVEMASGKVNLMDAEIVVSAGRGMKAAENWGMIEEMADILGAGTACSKPVSDIGWRTHEEHVGQTGKNIAPNLYFAIGISGAIQHVAGINSSKVIVAINTDDEAPIFKAADYGIVGDAFKVVPELIEKIKELKG, encoded by the coding sequence ATGTCAGTTTTAATATATGCAGAATCATGGAATGGTAAGTTTAAGAAAACCAGTTTCGAAGCAGTTTCTTACGGTGTTGAATTAGCCGCCAAAATGGAAACAGAGGCAATTGCCGTTACAATAAATTCGGAAACTACCGAAGAATTATACAAATACGGAGTGGCTAAAGTAATTCTGGTAAAAAACGAAGATCTTAATAATTTTGCAGCAAATTCATTTTCCGACACTATTAAGCAGGTTGCCGATAAGGTATCCGCTCATACAGTTGTAATGTTGGCTTCTTCGAACGTAAATTCATTTGCGCCTGTCCTGGCTGTTAAATGGGATGCCTCATTAGCTACAGGTGTGATTGCAGAACCAACATCTCTTGACCCTTTTACCGTTAATCGAAAAGTATTCTCGAACAAAGCACATGCAGATGTAGTTTTGTCAAAAGAAAATAAAATCCTTGTAGTAGCTCAGAACTCTTTTGGTATTAAAGAAAATGAAGTTGCCGGATCAACAGAAGAACAAAGTGTTTCTGCAGCAGCTCCAAATCTGGTAAGTGAATCAGTTGAAATGGCAAGCGGTAAAGTAAACCTTATGGATGCTGAAATAGTTGTATCCGCAGGTAGAGGGATGAAAGCCGCTGAGAACTGGGGGATGATCGAAGAGATGGCAGATATACTTGGAGCCGGTACAGCTTGTTCAAAACCCGTATCCGATATTGGATGGCGTACTCATGAAGAACACGTTGGTCAGACCGGTAAAAACATTGCGCCAAACTTATATTTTGCTATTGGTATTTCAGGTGCTATTCAGCACGTTGCAGGTATTAACTCTTCAAAAGTAATTGTAGCGATCAACACCGATGATGAGGCTCCGATATTTAAGGCCGCAGACTATGGTATAGTTGGTGATGCATTTAAAGTTGTACCTGAGCTAATTGAAAAAATTAAAGAGCTTAAAGGCTAA